A window of Dromiciops gliroides isolate mDroGli1 chromosome X, mDroGli1.pri, whole genome shotgun sequence contains these coding sequences:
- the LOC122733869 gene encoding LOW QUALITY PROTEIN: 60S acidic ribosomal protein P2-like (The sequence of the model RefSeq protein was modified relative to this genomic sequence to represent the inferred CDS: deleted 1 base in 1 codon), with amino-acid sequence MSRGASALSVAVAAAAAAAAAAAAAPSSASATAAAAASATAGPQTLIARPRDARPRPPFAGIQETQRRPGNGGGGGGLRGGSGPRRRTGPLPKEFAHLTNGERFCMTIRTTNIHYVAAYLLAVLDGNDSPNSKDLKKILDSVGIKMDEECLKKVICELSSKNIEDGIAQGSSKLASMPSCGAVAVAASVGSAAPATAGAASATAEEKKEEKKEESEESDDDMGFGLFD; translated from the exons ATGTCCAGAGGCGCTAGCGCTCTCTCTGTCGctgtcgccgccgccgccgctgccgccgccgccgccgccgccgctccgAGTTCGGCTTCGGCTACGGCTGCGGCTGCGGCCTCAGCTACGGCCGGCCCCCAAACCC TTATAGCCCGGCCCCGTGACGCGCGGCCACGCCCCCCATTCGCCGGTATCCAGGAGACACAAAGGCGCCCTGGCaacgggggagggggagggggcctgCGGGGCGGCTCGGGACCCCGGAGGAGGACAGGCCCTCTTCCAAAAGAGTTTGCTCACCTGACTAACGGGGaaaggttttgcatgactatacgt ACCACCAACATACACTATGTGGCAGCCTACCTCCTGGCGGTCCTTGATGGCAATGACTCGCCAAACTCCAAGGACCTAAAAAAGATCCTGGACAGTGTGGGCATCAAGATGGATGAGGAGTGTCTGAAGAAGGTCATCTGTGAGCTGAGCAGCAAGAACATAGAAGATGGGATTGCTCAGGGGAGCAGTAAACTGGCCTCCATGCCCTCCTGTGGTGCC GTCGCTGTTGCTGCCAGTGTTGGCTCTGCTGCCCCAGCTACTGCTGGTGCTGCCTCTGCTACtgcagaggagaagaaggaagaaaagaaggaggagtcAGAAGAGTCTGATGATGACATGGGCTTTGGTCTCTTTGACTGA